From one Flavobacterium kingsejongi genomic stretch:
- a CDS encoding TolC family protein, whose product MSNKVALLFALTSFFATAQQTWSLQQCLDAGLKNSIPVKIKQLEITRSQKLYTNPLLELVPTVSLNGNHNYNFGSTIDPSTNARVSSDIQSDNLYLNANVNLLDFTMLATARKNKIDIAIARADAAVISYEYKLQLLSFYFDALFSQELVKIQIEQLENTTYNLERITKEVQIGSKPQSDLYDIRLAFSQDEKRLMEARQLFDVQKLQLFQLMNVATDKLSEVQLDYILAAPEEDSNVIGSNPKIELAALQYESAQKAIAIQRSVNLPTVSAFYNMSTFYSAPLQGSGAGVTNFGTQLEDNKNHQAGLQVSIPVFTGFRRNRQITASKIEAEKSKWASEQEKNLVKQEIEQEEKRQSQYEQLSVNISNTVQYARESFQTTQSKFLSGKIEAVLYTTVKNQLLASEYDRLKNDLQLQRSRIKLTILRTNGI is encoded by the coding sequence ATGAGTAATAAAGTAGCATTGCTGTTTGCATTGACAAGTTTTTTTGCAACTGCCCAGCAAACCTGGTCCCTGCAGCAATGCCTGGATGCCGGTTTGAAAAATAGTATCCCGGTAAAAATAAAGCAACTTGAAATTACACGATCCCAGAAGCTGTATACCAATCCGCTTCTGGAATTAGTACCGACAGTAAGCCTTAACGGAAACCATAATTATAATTTCGGTTCTACGATCGATCCTTCTACGAATGCCAGGGTCAGTTCAGATATCCAATCGGACAATCTGTACCTGAATGCCAATGTCAACCTGCTGGATTTTACGATGCTGGCTACTGCACGCAAAAATAAGATTGATATTGCCATCGCCCGCGCCGATGCTGCTGTAATTTCCTATGAATACAAACTCCAGTTGCTTTCTTTTTATTTTGATGCCCTTTTTTCACAGGAGCTGGTTAAAATACAGATAGAGCAACTGGAAAATACGACCTACAACCTGGAGCGCATTACAAAAGAAGTACAGATTGGGAGTAAGCCCCAAAGTGATTTGTATGATATCCGGCTCGCTTTTTCACAGGATGAAAAGCGGCTGATGGAAGCACGGCAGCTTTTTGACGTACAAAAACTGCAATTGTTCCAGCTGATGAATGTGGCGACAGACAAGCTTTCGGAAGTACAGCTGGATTATATCCTGGCCGCACCGGAAGAAGATTCCAACGTAATAGGGAGCAACCCGAAAATCGAATTGGCCGCTTTACAGTATGAAAGTGCGCAAAAAGCAATTGCAATACAGCGTTCAGTAAACCTTCCTACGGTTTCGGCATTTTATAATATGTCAACCTTTTATTCCGCTCCGCTACAAGGATCGGGTGCCGGGGTGACCAATTTCGGGACGCAGCTCGAAGACAATAAAAACCATCAGGCGGGACTACAGGTCAGCATTCCGGTATTTACCGGATTCCGCCGAAATCGCCAGATCACCGCTTCCAAAATTGAAGCGGAGAAGAGCAAATGGGCATCAGAGCAGGAAAAGAATCTCGTGAAACAGGAAATTGAACAGGAAGAAAAACGACAGTCCCAGTACGAACAGTTGAGTGTTAACATCAGCAATACAGTACAATATGCCAGGGAATCGTTCCAGACGACCCAGTCAAAGTTCCTTAGCGGTAAAATTGAGGCAGTACTTTACACGACGGTAAAAAACCAACTGCTGGCTTCGGAATACGACCGGCTGAAAAATGATTTGCAACTACAGCGCAGCAGGATCAAGCTTACTATCCTTCGTACCAACGGGATTTAG
- a CDS encoding Mrp/NBP35 family ATP-binding protein: MKIDRKEVLKALETISVAGEGKNMVESGAVQNVLTFGDEVVVELTLTTPALHIKKRAEVDVMKAIQDLVYEKAKVKVNIKVETPEKPEIKGKSIPGIKNIIAVASGKGGVGKSTVTANLAVTLAKMGFSVGVLDADIYGPSMPIMFDVERERPLSTTIDGKSKMLPVENYGVKLLSIGFFTAPDQAVIWRGPMASKALNQMIFDADWGELDFMLIDLPPGTGDIHLSIVQSLPITGAVVVSTPQNIALADAKKGVAMFMSDSINVPVLGIIENMAYFTPEELPENKYYIFGKEGARNLAEDLDVAFLGEIPLIQSIREAGDYGRPAALQTATALENSFEELARNVVREVVDRNENLPASEAVKITTMAGCAAVTKKK; the protein is encoded by the coding sequence ATGAAAATAGATAGAAAAGAAGTTCTGAAGGCATTGGAAACTATTTCCGTTGCCGGAGAAGGGAAAAATATGGTTGAAAGTGGCGCAGTACAAAATGTGCTTACTTTTGGGGATGAGGTCGTTGTAGAACTCACCTTAACGACACCAGCACTGCACATTAAAAAACGTGCAGAGGTGGATGTCATGAAAGCCATTCAGGATTTGGTATATGAAAAAGCCAAAGTAAAGGTCAATATCAAGGTTGAAACTCCAGAAAAACCGGAGATCAAAGGGAAGTCAATTCCCGGAATAAAAAATATTATTGCTGTTGCTTCCGGTAAAGGGGGCGTAGGAAAATCTACCGTTACGGCTAATCTGGCTGTAACATTAGCAAAAATGGGTTTTTCGGTAGGGGTACTGGATGCCGATATTTACGGGCCTTCGATGCCCATCATGTTTGATGTGGAAAGAGAACGTCCATTATCGACTACTATTGATGGAAAATCAAAAATGCTACCTGTTGAAAATTATGGTGTTAAGTTATTGTCGATCGGGTTTTTTACCGCTCCGGATCAGGCGGTTATCTGGCGTGGGCCAATGGCTTCCAAAGCACTGAACCAAATGATTTTCGATGCGGATTGGGGCGAATTGGACTTTATGCTTATTGACTTGCCACCCGGTACAGGCGATATCCACCTTTCCATTGTACAATCATTGCCAATCACCGGTGCAGTAGTGGTAAGTACACCACAAAATATTGCTTTGGCTGATGCTAAAAAAGGAGTAGCAATGTTCATGTCCGATAGTATCAATGTCCCTGTATTGGGAATTATCGAGAACATGGCTTATTTTACCCCGGAAGAATTGCCGGAAAACAAATACTATATCTTCGGAAAAGAAGGGGCACGAAATCTTGCAGAAGATCTTGATGTGGCTTTCTTAGGCGAAATCCCATTAATACAATCCATTCGTGAAGCAGGAGACTACGGTCGCCCGGCAGCATTGCAAACCGCTACAGCATTAGAAAATTCTTTTGAAGAACTGGCGCGTAATGTAGTACGTGAAGTAGTAGACAGAAATGAAAACCTTCCGGCCTCTGAAGCGGTGAAAATTACCACTATGGCAGGTTGTGCTGCTGTGACTAAAAAAAAATAA
- a CDS encoding NifU family protein has translation MTTEEIKLNVEKALDEIRPFLNSDGGDITLIAIEDDKLVKVRLEGACVGCSVNQSTMKAGVETTIKKYAPQIETVVNIA, from the coding sequence ATGACAACAGAAGAAATCAAATTAAACGTAGAAAAAGCTCTTGATGAAATCCGTCCGTTCCTGAATTCGGATGGCGGCGATATCACGCTAATTGCTATTGAAGATGATAAGTTGGTAAAAGTTCGCCTGGAAGGTGCCTGTGTGGGATGTAGTGTCAACCAGTCTACCATGAAAGCGGGTGTAGAAACCACGATTAAAAAATACGCACCACAAATAGAGACCGTAGTTAATATCGCGTAA
- a CDS encoding NAD(P)/FAD-dependent oxidoreductase, protein MIETDILIIGAGPTGLFTVFEAGLLKLKCHIIDALPQIGGQLSELYPKKPIFDIPGYPSVLAGDLVENLMEQIKQFQPGFTLNEKAETIEKQEDGTFIVTTDKGTKHAAKAIAIAGGLGSFEPRKPLIEDIEFYEDKGVEYFVKDPELFRNKKIVIAGGGDSALDWSIFLSSVASEVTLIHRRNEFRGALDSVEKVQELKHAGKINLITPAEVIGLNGAEHIESIDIEQDGAHRTIETDYFIPLFGLTPKLGAIANWGLEIEKNAIKVNNALDYQTNIEGIYAIGDINTYPGKLKLILCGFHEATLMCQSVFNKLNPGKKYVLKYTTVSGVDGFDGTRKEAEKAVVKSIN, encoded by the coding sequence ATGATTGAAACAGATATACTAATAATTGGTGCAGGTCCCACAGGGCTATTCACCGTTTTTGAAGCAGGATTACTAAAGTTAAAATGCCATATCATTGACGCGCTTCCGCAAATAGGTGGGCAGCTATCCGAATTATATCCTAAGAAACCGATTTTTGATATCCCGGGATACCCTTCTGTACTGGCAGGGGATTTGGTTGAAAACCTGATGGAACAAATTAAACAATTCCAACCTGGATTTACGCTGAATGAAAAAGCAGAAACTATTGAAAAACAGGAAGACGGGACTTTTATCGTAACTACGGATAAAGGAACAAAACATGCTGCGAAAGCCATAGCTATTGCAGGTGGGCTTGGTAGTTTTGAACCTCGTAAGCCACTAATCGAGGATATTGAATTCTACGAAGATAAAGGGGTTGAATATTTTGTAAAAGACCCGGAACTTTTCCGTAATAAAAAAATTGTAATTGCCGGTGGTGGCGATTCAGCCCTGGATTGGAGTATCTTTTTATCCAGTGTAGCTTCTGAAGTAACCTTAATACACAGGCGAAATGAATTCCGTGGCGCTTTGGATTCCGTAGAAAAAGTACAGGAATTAAAACACGCCGGAAAAATTAACCTGATTACCCCAGCAGAAGTGATAGGGTTAAATGGAGCAGAGCATATTGAATCGATCGATATCGAGCAGGATGGTGCACACCGTACCATTGAAACTGATTATTTTATTCCTTTATTTGGACTGACGCCTAAATTGGGTGCTATTGCCAATTGGGGACTGGAAATCGAAAAGAATGCGATCAAGGTAAATAATGCACTGGATTACCAAACGAATATTGAAGGGATTTATGCTATTGGGGATATTAATACCTACCCGGGAAAATTAAAACTGATTCTTTGTGGTTTCCATGAAGCGACCTTAATGTGCCAGAGTGTATTTAATAAACTTAACCCTGGAAAAAAATATGTGCTGAAATACACTACAGTAAGTGGTGTGGATGGCTTTGATGGTACCCGCAAAGAAGCTGAAAAAGCGGTGGTAAAATCAATAAACTAA
- a CDS encoding 2Fe-2S iron-sulfur cluster-binding protein yields MAQDVTIKITDRDGVTHEVQAPTDMNMNIMELVRAYELAPEGTIGVCGGMAMCASCQCYVLNDVALPEMGDDEEAMLSEAFFVKDNSRLGCQIAITEDLEGLELALAPEY; encoded by the coding sequence ATGGCACAGGATGTTACTATAAAAATTACCGATAGGGATGGGGTTACCCATGAAGTGCAGGCACCCACCGATATGAATATGAATATCATGGAGCTGGTACGGGCTTATGAACTGGCACCGGAAGGTACAATAGGAGTTTGTGGCGGTATGGCCATGTGTGCTTCCTGCCAGTGTTATGTACTGAATGATGTAGCCCTGCCAGAAATGGGTGATGATGAAGAAGCGATGCTTTCGGAAGCCTTTTTTGTAAAGGATAACAGTAGGCTTGGTTGCCAGATTGCCATTACAGAAGATTTGGAAGGCCTTGAATTAGCCCTGGCACCA